The following coding sequences are from one Eleginops maclovinus isolate JMC-PN-2008 ecotype Puerto Natales chromosome 11, JC_Emac_rtc_rv5, whole genome shotgun sequence window:
- the aldh3a2b gene encoding aldehyde dehydrogenase family 3 member A2b isoform X2 yields MSQEQQAVARARKAFETGRSKSIEHRIRQLKNLQRLFTEKQSVISAAVKKDLNKSDVGTQLYETLGLEGELNTAINHLKEWAAPRSVEKNLLTLSDTVYIKPEPLGVVLIIGAWNYPWAVTIQPLIGAIAAGNAAVIKPSEVCVHTAKVMEDLLPLYIDKELYPVVTGGVSETQELLRQRFDHIFYTGNGMVGKLIMEAAAKNLTPVTLELGGKSPCYIDKNCDISIACRRVAWGKYTNCGQTCIAPDYILCEPSIQDRVIAEVKKAIKDFYTDNPKTCPDYGRIINQRHFKRIMNMLEGSTVAVGGDNDESDCYIAPTVLRDVNPEAKVMQEEIFGPLLPILSVSGLDEAIKFINKREKPLALYCFSSDNKVINRMTDETSSGGFLANDCLVHFSVGSLPFGGVGNSGMGCYHGKYSFDQLSHLRSCLIKKLNMEGVNSMRYPPHTPKKLGWARFFILNTVDLGWIGRMALLAVMAVVAAVVLQYLL; encoded by the exons ATGTCCCAAGAGCAGCAAGCGGTGGCTCGTGCTAGGAAAGCCTTTGAAACAGGAAGGTCCAAATCCATAGAGCACCGCATCCGACAGCTGAAGAACCTGCAGAGGTTATTCACTGAGAAACAGAGTGTGATTTCAGCTGCAGTCAAGAAAGATCTCAATAAG AGCGATGTGGGGACCCAGTTGTACGAGACTCTGGGTCTGGAGGGGGAGCTCAACACAGCCATCAACCATCTGAAGGAGTGGGCTGCCCCTCGGTCCGTTGAGAAGAACCTGCTTACCCTCTCGGACACCGTGTACATAAAGCCGGAGCCGCTGGGCGTGGTGCTCATCATCGGGGCCTGGAACTACCCCTGGGCTGTCACCATCCAGCCGCTTATAGGAGCCATCGCCGctg GAAATGCAGCTGTGATCAAGCCCTCCGAGGTGTGTGTTCACACGGCAAAGGTCATGGAGGACCTTCTGCCTCTTTACATCGACAAA GAGCTTTACCCCGTAGTAACCGGAGGAGTGTCAGAGACTCAGGAGCTGCTGCGTCAGAGGTTTGATCACATCTTCTACACTGGAAACGGCATGGTGGGCAAACTTATCATGGAGGCTGCTGCCAAAAACCTGACGCCTGTCACCCTGGAGCTGGGAGGCAAGAGCCCATGCTACATTGACAAGAACTGTGACATATCCATAGCCTGCAG GCGTGTCGCCTGGGGAAAGTACACTAACTGTGGTCAGACCTGCATCGCACCAGACTACATCCTGTGTGAGCCCAGCATCCAGGACCGGGTCATCGCAGAGGTCAAGAAGGCCATAAAG GACTTCTACACAGACAACCCAAAGACCTGTCCCGACTATGGACGCATCATCAACCAACGCCACTTCAAGAGGATCATGAACATGTTGGAGGGCAGCACCGTCGCTGTAGGAGGAGACAACGATGAGTCCGACTGCTACATAG CCCCCACAGTTCTGCGTGACGTGAACCCAGAGGCGAAGGTGATGCAGGAGGAGATATTTGGACCTCTGCTTCCCATATTGTCGGTCAGCGGCTTGGATGAAGCAATCAAGTTCatcaacaaaagagaaaaaccaCTAGCCCTCTACTGCTTCTCCTCAGATAACAAG GTGATAAACAGAATGACAGACGAGACATCCAGTGGAGGATTTCTGGCCAACGACTGTCTCGTACACTTTTCTGTAGGCTCCCTGCCTTTTGGAGGAGTGG gAAACAGCGGTATGGGCTGCTACCACGGGAAGTACAGCTTTGACCAGCTGAGCCATCTGCGCAGTTGTCTCATCAAAAAGCTGAACATGGAGGGTGTGAACAGCATGCGCTACCCGCCTCACACACCCAAGAAACTGGGCTGGGCTCGCTTCTTCATCCTGAACACTGTAGACCTGGGCTGGATTGGACGGATGGCGCTCTTGGCTGTGATGGCTGTGGTGGCTGCCGTCGTGCTGCAG TATCTCCTTTGA
- the aldh3a2b gene encoding aldehyde dehydrogenase family 3 member A2b isoform X1: MSQEQQAVARARKAFETGRSKSIEHRIRQLKNLQRLFTEKQSVISAAVKKDLNKSDVGTQLYETLGLEGELNTAINHLKEWAAPRSVEKNLLTLSDTVYIKPEPLGVVLIIGAWNYPWAVTIQPLIGAIAAGNAAVIKPSEVCVHTAKVMEDLLPLYIDKELYPVVTGGVSETQELLRQRFDHIFYTGNGMVGKLIMEAAAKNLTPVTLELGGKSPCYIDKNCDISIACRRVAWGKYTNCGQTCIAPDYILCEPSIQDRVIAEVKKAIKDFYTDNPKTCPDYGRIINQRHFKRIMNMLEGSTVAVGGDNDESDCYIAPTVLRDVNPEAKVMQEEIFGPLLPILSVSGLDEAIKFINKREKPLALYCFSSDNKVINRMTDETSSGGFLANDCLVHFSVGSLPFGGVGNSGMGCYHGKYSFDQLSHLRSCLIKKLNMEGVNSMRYPPHTPKKLGWARFFILNTVDLGWIGRMALLAVMAVVAAVVLQKYLL, translated from the exons ATGTCCCAAGAGCAGCAAGCGGTGGCTCGTGCTAGGAAAGCCTTTGAAACAGGAAGGTCCAAATCCATAGAGCACCGCATCCGACAGCTGAAGAACCTGCAGAGGTTATTCACTGAGAAACAGAGTGTGATTTCAGCTGCAGTCAAGAAAGATCTCAATAAG AGCGATGTGGGGACCCAGTTGTACGAGACTCTGGGTCTGGAGGGGGAGCTCAACACAGCCATCAACCATCTGAAGGAGTGGGCTGCCCCTCGGTCCGTTGAGAAGAACCTGCTTACCCTCTCGGACACCGTGTACATAAAGCCGGAGCCGCTGGGCGTGGTGCTCATCATCGGGGCCTGGAACTACCCCTGGGCTGTCACCATCCAGCCGCTTATAGGAGCCATCGCCGctg GAAATGCAGCTGTGATCAAGCCCTCCGAGGTGTGTGTTCACACGGCAAAGGTCATGGAGGACCTTCTGCCTCTTTACATCGACAAA GAGCTTTACCCCGTAGTAACCGGAGGAGTGTCAGAGACTCAGGAGCTGCTGCGTCAGAGGTTTGATCACATCTTCTACACTGGAAACGGCATGGTGGGCAAACTTATCATGGAGGCTGCTGCCAAAAACCTGACGCCTGTCACCCTGGAGCTGGGAGGCAAGAGCCCATGCTACATTGACAAGAACTGTGACATATCCATAGCCTGCAG GCGTGTCGCCTGGGGAAAGTACACTAACTGTGGTCAGACCTGCATCGCACCAGACTACATCCTGTGTGAGCCCAGCATCCAGGACCGGGTCATCGCAGAGGTCAAGAAGGCCATAAAG GACTTCTACACAGACAACCCAAAGACCTGTCCCGACTATGGACGCATCATCAACCAACGCCACTTCAAGAGGATCATGAACATGTTGGAGGGCAGCACCGTCGCTGTAGGAGGAGACAACGATGAGTCCGACTGCTACATAG CCCCCACAGTTCTGCGTGACGTGAACCCAGAGGCGAAGGTGATGCAGGAGGAGATATTTGGACCTCTGCTTCCCATATTGTCGGTCAGCGGCTTGGATGAAGCAATCAAGTTCatcaacaaaagagaaaaaccaCTAGCCCTCTACTGCTTCTCCTCAGATAACAAG GTGATAAACAGAATGACAGACGAGACATCCAGTGGAGGATTTCTGGCCAACGACTGTCTCGTACACTTTTCTGTAGGCTCCCTGCCTTTTGGAGGAGTGG gAAACAGCGGTATGGGCTGCTACCACGGGAAGTACAGCTTTGACCAGCTGAGCCATCTGCGCAGTTGTCTCATCAAAAAGCTGAACATGGAGGGTGTGAACAGCATGCGCTACCCGCCTCACACACCCAAGAAACTGGGCTGGGCTCGCTTCTTCATCCTGAACACTGTAGACCTGGGCTGGATTGGACGGATGGCGCTCTTGGCTGTGATGGCTGTGGTGGCTGCCGTCGTGCTGCAG AAGTATCTCCTTTGA
- the LOC134871900 gene encoding carbonic anhydrase 4-like → MDFSVYLLTLLSLFSQCTAQWCYQSQYSCDDTCRDPIRWAAQFPSCGGLRQSPINIVTTKVHVNGALPPFNFIGHTNTINVTVDNKGHSAHFALPQSVRLTGGALPGHYRAAQFHFHWGGNGRPGSEHTIDGEQFPMELHIVHIKEPYGSLAEAEHDMAGIALLAFLFEETPDDNPQLDIVIAALGRVQTNGSSTVIPDFRLSDIIPSDKDLHSYYRYVGSMTTPGCEQAVAWTLFHRMISISSRQLESITQQCRFWTGQPMMNIFRPTQPLDGRVVYRSKAGAAMGSVMHWWVGAFSVLLGQRV, encoded by the exons ATGGATTTTTCTGTCTACCTCCTGACtctgctttctctcttctctcagtGCACAG CCCAGTGGTGTTACCAGAGCCAGTACTCCTGTGATGACACATGCAGAG ATCCTATTCGATGGGCAGCTCAGTTTCCCAGCTGTGGAGGACTACGCCAATCCCCAATCAACATAGTCACAACTAAAGTGCACGTCAACGGCGCCCTGCCGCCCTTCAACTTCATCGGTCACACCAACACTATCAACGTCACGGTGGACAACAAAGGACACTCTG CTCACTTTGCTCTGCCGCAGTCAGTCCGTCTGACTGGAGGAGCTCTGCCCGGTCATTACCGAGCCGCCCAGTTTCACTTCCACTGGGGAGGCAATGGGAGACCTGGATCAGAGCACACCATTGATGGAGAGCAGTTCCCCATGGAG CTGCACATAGTCCACATCAAGGAACCGTACGGCTCTCTAGCGGAGGCCGAACATGATATGGCTGGTATAGCTCTGCTTGCCTTCCTGTTTGAG GAAACCCCAGATGATAATCCTCAGTTGGACATAGTAATAGCTGCTTTGGGACGAGTACAAACCAATG gcAGCAGCACTGTGATCCCAGACTTCAGGCTCAGTGATATTATCCCGTCAGATAAGGACCTGCACAGTTACTACCGCTATGTCGGCTCCATGACAACTCCAGGATGTGAGCAGGCCGTAGCCTGGACGTTGTTTCACAGGATGATCTCCATCAGCAGTCGCCAG CTGGAATCGATAACTCAGCAGTGTCGATTTTGGACGGGACAGCCCATGATGAACATCTTCAGACCTACGCAGCCTCTAGACGGCAGAGTGGTGTATCGGTCCAAGGCAGGCGCCGCTATGGGGAGTGTGATGCACTGGTGGGTCGGGGCTTTCTCAGTCCTGCTTGGACAACGAGTCTGA
- the asl gene encoding argininosuccinate lyase yields MASTEGNKLWGGRFVGDTDPIMERFNASIAYDKRMWDADIRGSKAYVKALEKAKLVTTDEMNQILNGLDQISEEWSKSAFVIKPGDEDIHTANERRLKELIGAPAGKLHTGRSRNDQVVTDMRIWLRDAITTLTDNVLQLMSTMVERAAAEIDVLFPGYTHMQRAQPIRWSHWILSHAVALSRDVDQLQEIKRRVNVLPLGSGAIAGTPFDIDRELLQKELEFDGISLNSMDATGQRDFVAEFLFWASLCLTHLSKMAEDLMLYSTKEFSFISLSDAYSTGSSLMPQKKNADSLELIRSKAGRVFGRCAGFMMTLKGLPSTYNKDLQEDKEAMFDCYDTVHAVLQVTTGVMSTLKINRSVMEAALSPDMLATDLAYYLVRKGMPFRDAHGISGKAVFAAESQNVALNQLTVEDLSALSPLFGSDVSLVWDYSSSVEQYRAPGGTAKSSVAAQVDHLREWLKKKTQ; encoded by the exons ATGGCCAGCACAGAG GGAAATAAACTTTGGGGAGGTCGCTTCGTGGGAGACACTGATCCTATCATGGAGAGGTTCAATGCATCCATCGCTTATGACAAGAGGATGTGGGATGCTGACATCCGAGGGAGCAAGGCTTACGTGAAAGCTCTGGAGAAGGCAAAGCTGGTCACTACAGATGAGATGAATCAGATTTTAAACGGACTGGATCag ATTTCAGAAGAGTGGTCCAAAAGTGCTTTTGTGATCAAACCTGGAGATGAAGACATTCACACTGCTAATGAGCGCAGGCTAAAG gaGCTGATCGGTGCCCCTGCAGGCAAGCTGCACACTGGCAGGAGCAGAAACGACCAG GTTGTGACGGACATGAGGATTTGGCTGCGAGATGCCATCACCACCCTGACGGACAATGTCCTACAGCTGATGTCTACCATGGTGGAGCGGGCAGCAGC AGAAATTGACGTCCTGTTTCCCGGTTACACTCACATGCAGAgagctcagccaatcagatggaGCCACTGGATTCTAAG TCATGCTGTTGCTCTGAGCAGGGATGTGGACCAGCTTCAGGAGATCAAGAGAAGAGTTAATGTCCTACCTCTTGGCAG TGGAGCGATTGCTGGAACACCATTTGACATCGACAGGGAGCTACTGCAGAAAG AGTTGGAGTTTGATGGAATCAGTCTTAACAGCATGGACGCCACAGGCCAAAGGGACTTTGTAG CTGAGTTCTTATTTTGGGCTTCATTGTGTTTGACCCATCTGAGTAAGATGGCAGAGGACCTGATGCTGTACAGCACAAAAGAGTTCTCCTTCATCTCGCTCTCTGACGCCTACAG cacaggcagcagtCTGATGCCCCAGAAGAAGAATGCAGACAGTCTGGAGCTCATCAGGAGTAAAGCAGGTCGTGTCTTTGGCAGA TGTGCAGGGTTCATGATGACTCTGAAGGGCCTGCCCAGCACCTACAACAAAGACCTGCAG GAGGATAAGGAGGCCATGTTTGACTGCTATGATACTGTCCACGCTGTGCTGCAGGTGACAACAGGAGTCATGTCAACTCTCAAG ATTAACAGGAGTGTGATGGAAGCGGCCCTCAGTCCAGACATGTTGGCTACTGACTTGGCCTACTACCTTGTGAGGAAGGGG ATGCCATTCAGAGATGCCCATGGTATCTCTGGTAAAGCGGTGTTTGCTGCTGAATCCCAAAATGTCGCCCTGAATCAACTCACTGTGGAAGACCTGAGTGCTCTTAG CCCTCTGTTTGGAAGTGACGTGTCCTTAGTGTGGGACTACAGCAGCAGTGTGGAACAGTATCGCGCCCCTGGAGGCACGGCCAAGAGTAGCGTTGCTGCACAGGTAGACCACCTGAGGGAGTGGCTTAAGAAAAAGACACAGTGA
- the LOC134872255 gene encoding LOW QUALITY PROTEIN: serine protease FAM111A-like (The sequence of the model RefSeq protein was modified relative to this genomic sequence to represent the inferred CDS: inserted 1 base in 1 codon): MGPKKLKPTNHGPMDKFFKTHNQNGRRNPLPNLQPAAETYNQSGGSSQPADVQPADVQPAAETYNQSGGSSQPADVQPAAETYNQSGGSSQPADVQPADVQPADLQPAAETDNQSGGSSQPSDVQPAAETDNQNGGSSQPADLQPAAQTDNQSGGSSQPSDVQPDAEEDEPHGTHSFEWCSSDKKPITFTCNKAGSVEAVLKXSPQFKEVAGKNLNKELVIMKDGKAISSHFPCCLINNERLTVRYVKAVANAKQPVNCSVHRKRKRPSGKLVMFHVLTKGGKKVVNIMKNPMLKKDIQEITVYAYKNEYVKHALRRDGRFLPIVFIRNCVLSHTSSEVITEMSNLVDDLDGKTYKIILYNKDRPPESQNGSLEPEYMPNESQEGDPVGEQDPPKLNGNMAPRSMLHEIPGSKDKQGQLFSEFQNLVNNRKTEQASKLSRIQTLFRVDYGKNFQTCNEVKTMKKLMDLSDSVCNVRIKGRPEGSGFLLFGKYVLTNGHIIQNIYDESTRQLSEKVTVHFSYESLDHNDPGAAVEDVVGFELCGDVSGHSYDWALLRLFADQELPDALLKHFSFLPRKGGICIIGHPEGGVKKIDPCFIIPTEGQNQVVEKHQQDNPEGVITEHSHYNQGHIQLVTHQFFESVAESLKRQRHTLLYESCFYFGSSGSPVFDEHCNVVAMHSGGYAYHNTKKEIQSVIEFGYPLSDIMERIVIQMVESAKFDVLKEYLDCEYAHQQTVMSKLKNLVEGRNMMAFKNRVNSSLSCNDESLRNFFEFFTQREEPVPMDIGN; this comes from the exons ATGGGTCCCAAGAAGTTGAAGCCCACAAATCATGGACCGATGGACAAATTTTTCAAG ACACACAACCAGAATGGGAGACGCAATCCACTTCCCAATTTacaacctgctgcagag ACATACAACCAGAGTGGGGGAAGCAGCCAACCTGCTGATGTTCAACCTGCTGATGTacaacctgctgcagag ACATACAACCAGAGTGGGGGAAGCAGCCAACCTGCTGATGTacaacctgctgcagag ACATACAACCAGAGTGGGGGAAGCAGCCAACCTGCTGATGTACAACCTGCTGATGTACAACCTGCTGATTTacaacctgctgcagag ACAGACAACCAGAGTGGGGGAAGCAGCCAACCCTCTGATGTacaacctgctgcagag ACAGACAACCAGAATGGGGGAAGCAGCCAACCTGCTGATTTACAACCTGCTGCACAG ACAGACAACCAGAGTGGGGGAAGCAGCCAACCCTCTGATGTACAACCGGATGCAGAG GAAGATGAGCCACATGGAACCCATTCTTTCGAGTGGTGCTCGAGTGACAAGAAACCAATAACATTCACCTGCAATAAAGCAGGTTCTGTCGAGGCTGTGCTCA AGAGTCCACAATTTAAAGAAGTTGCAGGAAAGAACCTAAACAAGGAGCTGGTTATTATGAAAGATGGAAAAGCCATCAGTTCCCACTTCCCATGCTGCTTAATTAACAATGAACGCCTGACTGTCAGGTATGTTAAAGCTGTTGCCAATGCAAAGCAACCGGTTAATTGCTCTGTTCATCGCAAAAGAAAGAGGCCGTCTGGCAAGCTTGTGATGTTTCATGTACTGACTAAGGGCGGTAAAAAGGTGGTTAATATCATGAAAAACCCAATGCTAAAAAAGGATATCCAGGAAATAACTGTTTATGCGTACAAAAATGAATATGTGAAGCATGCTCTGAGAAGAGATGGTCGTTTTCTGCCTATTGTGTTCATAAGGAACTGTGTGCTCTCTCACACAAGCTCTGAAGTAATCACTGAAATGTCCAACCTGGTGGATGATCTTGATGGTAAAACTTATAAGATCATACTCTACAATAAGGACAGGCCCCCAGAAAGTCAGAATGGCAGTCTTGAGCCTGAATACATGCCAAATGAATCTCAGGAAGGTGATCCCGTTGGAGAGCAAGATCCTCCAAAGCTAAATGGTAACATGGCACCAAGAAGCATGTTACATGAGATACCTGGTTCAAAGGATAAACAGGGTCAGCTATTTTCAGAGTTCCAAAATCTGGTGAACAACAGGAAAACTGAGCAGGCAAGTAAGCTCTCTCGGATCCAGACACTCTTCCGTGTAGATTACGGAAAGAACTTTCAGACATGTAACGAAGTGAAAACAATGAAGAAACTGATGGATCTAAGTGATTCGGTTTGCAATGTGAGAATAAAAGGTAGACCAGAGGGAAGTGGCTTCCTCCTGTTTGGCAAGTATGTCCTCACAAATGGCCAtataattcaaaacatttatgatGAGAGTACAAGGCAGCTGAGCGAGAAAGTCACTGTTCATTTCTCTTATGAAAGTCTTGACCATAATGACCCAGGTGCAGCAGTGGAGGATGTTGTTGGCTTTGAGTTATGTGGTGATGTTTCAGGGCATTCTTATGACTGGGCTTTGTTGAGGCTCTTTGCTGATCAGGAACTGCCTGATGCTCTGTTAAAACACTTCAGTTTCCTTCCCCGAAAGGGTGGAATCTGCATCATTGGGCATCCTGAGGGAGGTGTGAAAAAGATAGATCCATGCTTCATTATTCCAACGGAAGGCCAGAATCAGGTTGTGGAGAAGCATCAACAAGATAACCCAGAGGGCGTTATTACAGAACACAGTCATTACAATCAAGGGCACATTCAGTTGGTTACTCACCAGTTCTTTGAGAGTGTGGCAGAATCTCTCAAACGCCAGAGACACACTCTACTATACgagtcttgtttttattttggctcaTCTGGCTCTCCTGTCTTTGACGAACACTGCAATGTTGTTGCAATGCATTCAGGCGGGTATGCCTACCacaatacaaagaaagaaatccaGAGCGTCATAGAGTTTGGCTATCCTTTGTCCGATATTATGGAACGCATTGTTATCCAGATGGTGGAAAGCGCCAAGTTTGATGTTTTGAAGGAATACCTGGATTGTGAATATGCACATCAGCAAACAGTGATGAGCAAGTTGAAGAACCTGGTTGAGGGCAGAAATAtgatggcatttaaaaacagagtcAACAGTTCACTGTCCTGTAATGACGAGAGTTTGAGGAATTTCTTTGAGTtcttcacacagagagaggaaccTGTCCCAATGGACATTGGAAATTGA
- the crcp gene encoding DNA-directed RNA polymerase III subunit RPC9 isoform X1 gives MEVKNANAAMLSNYEVFKLLTDLKEKRKDSGKNKNSAGQQNLNTIMYETLKYLSKTPCSRQNPEIVKEFLTTMMPHKLTKAEKLQLLNQRPQTAVEIQLMVEESEERLSEEQIEELIQTVADVLPGDPEQENAAPADAEMEEAVQQS, from the exons ATGGAAGT gaaaAACGCTAACGCTGCTATGCTCAGTAATTATGAG GTGTTCAAACTCCTGACAGACctgaaggaaaagaggaaagataGCGGGAAGAACAAAAACAGCGCTGGGCAGCAGAACCTCAACACCATCATGTATGAG ACGCTGAAGTACCTGTCAAAGACACCCTGCAGCAGGCAGAATCCAGAGATCGTCAAAGAGTTCCTCACCACCATGATGCCCCACAAACTTACAAA GGCAGAAAAGCTGCAGCTATTGAACCAACGACCACAGACAGCGGTGGAAATTCAGCTA ATGGTGGAGGAGAGTGAGGAGCGGTTATCAGAGGAGCAGATCGAGGAGCTCATCCAGACGGTCGCAGACGTCCTACCTGGTGACCCGGAGCAGGAGAACGCAGCTCCAGCAGACGCAGAGATGGAGGAGGCCGTTCAACAGTCctga
- the crcp gene encoding DNA-directed RNA polymerase III subunit RPC9 isoform X2, which translates to MLSNYEVFKLLTDLKEKRKDSGKNKNSAGQQNLNTIMYETLKYLSKTPCSRQNPEIVKEFLTTMMPHKLTKAEKLQLLNQRPQTAVEIQLMVEESEERLSEEQIEELIQTVADVLPGDPEQENAAPADAEMEEAVQQS; encoded by the exons ATGCTCAGTAATTATGAG GTGTTCAAACTCCTGACAGACctgaaggaaaagaggaaagataGCGGGAAGAACAAAAACAGCGCTGGGCAGCAGAACCTCAACACCATCATGTATGAG ACGCTGAAGTACCTGTCAAAGACACCCTGCAGCAGGCAGAATCCAGAGATCGTCAAAGAGTTCCTCACCACCATGATGCCCCACAAACTTACAAA GGCAGAAAAGCTGCAGCTATTGAACCAACGACCACAGACAGCGGTGGAAATTCAGCTA ATGGTGGAGGAGAGTGAGGAGCGGTTATCAGAGGAGCAGATCGAGGAGCTCATCCAGACGGTCGCAGACGTCCTACCTGGTGACCCGGAGCAGGAGAACGCAGCTCCAGCAGACGCAGAGATGGAGGAGGCCGTTCAACAGTCctga